A single region of the Ictalurus punctatus breed USDA103 chromosome 26, Coco_2.0, whole genome shotgun sequence genome encodes:
- the LOC108258401 gene encoding transmembrane protein 94 isoform X1, whose protein sequence is MAALQQLKMAEMPRRVETLLKTLRDFLLHPPSDWLKDMEDLFVPSLPAVSLQWTYRDGRLVNLPVSLLVEGDIISLRPGSEAPTELRGIQEEEHVVLSRSDVFSHVSSPPSRLDQERSRPHRLLQPQLFRVTRTPALEVVQRCLELSQHRPVSVLDNERFTVQTLLERGPALLTLVVLLVMNMLRYVLGAPGVGPWHVTLLQLPVNGILPLLPLTFPLLWLLVGIYGEVRVLLQMDPQPKALWEVWKLMCGTFFSVLFGRSSALCHTASLLHNLGSVTVLCCVDKQGILSWPSPNPEKILFFSKTLPSEGANQKQKDRENMNDESAKPRPFCGLETLSLSLDRAHFDDTRVQFDDMRWERHARSLHPLGLAIQLLLGDAAMATRVLRLSDHLSHAALLRTRPPCQPVRPPWGLCQLPKILGFSPLAREPFQQRMSVAAYTLPTIPCSGEPGVIAPPSVSMRRLPFSHLIALLVHHAHTGDFQLFSYGSADAVLSACSEFWNGEDLQMLTDSDRKKVVDFYQRSCMAGQCVAVSFKPLLQPHDPDIDGTCVELPASLSDEDAEDVFLSPLKQQVFLGLVSSQYQARPDMVRLISGLDSACIRFVYFSNEEEVRSKVFAEKMGLETGWNCHISLQSECFPLDPENIHITEREEEESHLIGECVREEAESRLMEHESACLIEDLNRAKLPKGIENVRPHLENIDNVPLLVPLFTDCTSQTECEMVCIMQEYGEVVCCLGSSQNINNNAIFLQSDISIALEPLAPMCCPSGNDIHPRTRSESSAVSLSRLSGAICGLACTVQLHRQDNNLVISLIRQARHTTAGIRKCFLFLLQCQLSLVLIQILAFMCQLPPPLATSDVLLLSCCYYPMLSVSLLGKPSDSSIMKVPTGKNLRFLPKKTLRYFVLCYSVKFGLTVCVYLTCFGLLLHAFCLNINHEDGKLCHPTALLMNSSAWSPDWYGKHSDGLSLGQKVIALLSLVYAMCTSVSHVHRSAPLWKQNPLSNHSWCAVICTLPILSVSIATGSRLLWHDPTPHRIFYISDVPPVTWLLGILWLLPLVFINEGIKLHEIRMRVRYQKRQKLQFDTKLGMNSPF, encoded by the exons ATGGCAGCTCTTCAGCAGCTGAAGATGGCGGAGATGCCACGCCGAGTGGAAACGTTGCTAAAGACGTTACGGG ACTTTTTGCTCCATCCACCTTCTGACTGGCTGAAAGACATGGAGGACCTGTTCGTCCCATCCTTGCCTGCTGTGTCTTTACAGTGGACATACCGAGACGGACGATTGGTTAACTTACCCGTCAGTCTCCTGGTGGAAGGTGACATCATCTCTCTGCGCCCAGGCAGTGAGGCCCCCACTGAACTCAGGGGTATCCAG GAAGAAGAACACGTCGTCCTGTCCCGAAGCGATGTGTTCAGTCACGTCTCAAGTCCTCCATCCCGTCTAGATCAAGAAAGGTCACGACCTCACCGTTTGCTCCAGCCTCAGCTTTTCAGGGTCACTCGGACTCCGGCGCTGGAAGTGGTTCA GAGGTGTTTGGAGCTTTCTCAGCACAGACCTGTCTCCGTGTTGGATAACGAACGGTTCACAGTGCAGACCTTACTAGAGAGAGGTCCTGCTCTGCTAACTTTG GTGGTGTTGCTGGTTATGAACATGCTGCGCTATGTTCTGGGAGCTCCTGGAGTAGGACCATGGCACGTTACATTACTGCAGCTACCA GTAAATGGCATCCTGCCTCTCTTACCCCTGACCTTCCCGTTGCTCTGGTTATTGGTGGGAATATACGGGGAAGTGCGAGTCCTCCTTCAGATGGACCCTCAGCCAAAGGCCTTGTGG gaagtgtggaAGCTGATGTGCGGTACATTTTTCTCTGTGCTTTTCGGACGATCTTCAGCGCTCTGTCACACAGCGAGTCTCCTGCACAACCTGGGCTCTGTTACa gTGTTATGCTGTGTTGATAAGCAAGGCATCCTGTCTTGGCCCAGTCCAAACCCAGAGAAGATTTTGTTCTTCAGCAAGACGCTGCCCTCAGAGGGGGCGAAccaaaaacagaaagacagagagaacatgAATGATGAAAGCGCCAAG CCCCGCCCCTTCTGTGGTCTGGAGACGCTGAGTCTCTCATTGGACCGGGCGCACTTTGATGACACTCGGGTGCAGTTCGACGACATGCGGTGGGAGCGCCATGCCCGTTCTTTACACCCTCTCGGTTTGGCCATTCAGCTCCTGCTTGGTGACGCCGCCATGGCGACACGCGTGCTCCGCCTCTCCGATCACCTTTCACACGCTGCACTGCTGCGCACGCGCCCACCCTGCCAGCCAGTTCGCCCGCCGTGGGGCCTCTGCCAGCTCCCGAAGATTCTGG ggttcTCTCCTTTGGCCCGGGAACCATTCCAACAGAGAATGAGCGTGGCTGCCTACACCCTACCCACAATCCCTTGCTCTGGGGAGCCAGGGGTGATTGCCCCGCCCTCTGTTTCCATGAGACGCCTCCCGTTCTCACATCTCATCGCCCTGCTggtgcaccatgcacacactg GCGATTTCCAGCTGTTTTCTTACGGCTCTGCCGACGCGGTCCTCAGTGCTTGCTCTGAATTCTGGAATGGAGAAGACCTCCAGATGCTGACAGACTCAGACAG AAAGAAGGTGGTGGATTTTTACCAGCGCTCCTGCATGGCAGGTCAGTGTGTCGCTGTGTCATTCAAACCACTGCTTCAACCTCATGATCCTGACATCGACGGGACATGTGTAGAACTCCCTGCGAGTCTGAGCGATGAAGATGCAG aggatgtgtttttgtctCCACTGAAACAGCAGGTATTTCTTGGCCTGGTTTCTTCCCAGTACCAGGCGAGACCTGACATGGTCAGACTCATCTCTGGACTGGACAGCGCATGCATTCGCTTTGTTTATTTCTCGAATGAGGAGGAGGTTCGGAGCAag gtatttGCTGAAAAGATGGGATTAGAGACAGGGTGGAACTGTCACATCTCTCTGCAGTCTGAGTGTTTCCCTCTCGATCCAGAAAATATCCACATaacagaaagagaggaag AGGAATCTCATCTGAttggggagtgtgtgagagaggaggcAGAGTCAAGGTTGATGGAGCATGAAAGCGCATGTCTTATTGAAGATTTGAACAgg GCCAAGCTGCCCAAAGGTATCGAGAACGTCCGGCCTCACTTGGAAAACATCGATAACGTTCCACTTCTGGTCCCTTTATTCACAGACTGCACATCTCaga CCGAGTGTGAGATGGTGTGCATCATGCAGGAGTACGGAGAAGTTGTGTGTTGCCTCGGCAGCAGCCAGAACATCAACAACAACGCCATCTTCCTTCAGAGTGACATCAG CATCGCTCTAGAGCCACTCGCCCCCATGTGCTGTCCGTCCGGTAACGACATCCACCCAAGGACTCGGAGCGAATCGAGCGCTGTGAGTCTGAGTCGGCTGTCCGGCGCCATCTGTGGGTTAGCCTGCACCGTGCAGCTGCACCGACAGGACAACAACCTGGTCATCAGCCTGATcagacag GCTCGCCACACCACGGCTGGGATCAGGAAGTGTTTCCTGTTCTTGCTTCAGTGTCAGCTCTCGCTCGTTCTTATACAG aTTCTGGCATTTATGTGCCAACTGCCTCCTCCTCTGGCTACCAGTGATGTTCTCCTTCTCTCATGTTGTTATTACCCCAtgctcag TGTGTCACTGCTGGGAAAGCCATCTGACAGCTCCATCATGAAGGTTCCTACTGGGAAAAATCTGAGATTCCTAccaaaaaag ACGCTGCGGTACTTCGTGCTCTGCTACTCGGTGAAGTTTGGTCTGACCGTGTGCGTCTATTTAACCTGCTTCGGCCTTTTACTGCACGCTTTCTGCCTGAACATCAATCACGAAGACGGGAAACTCTGTCACCCGACAGCTCTGCTCAT GAATTCTTCAGCATGGTCCCCAGACTGGTACGGCAAACACTCGGACGGTCTTTCTCTGGGACAGAAAGTCATTGCCTTGCTCTCTCTTGTCTATGCCA TGTGCACGTCAGTCAGTCACGTGCATCGCTCGGCACCTTTGTGGAAGCAAAACCCTCTGAGCAACCACAGCTGGTGCGCCGTCATCTGCACTCT ACCCATCCTGAGTGTTTCCATAGCAACTGGATCCCGCCTCCTCTGGCATGACCCCACCCCTCACCGCATTTTCTACATCAGTGACGTACCACCGGTAACCTGGTTGCTGGGAATCCTCTGGCTCCTCCCCCTCGTATTTATCAACGAGGGAATAAAACTGCATGAGATAAG gatgAGGGTGAGGTACCAGAAAAGGCAGAAGCTGCAATTTGACACCAAACTTGGAATGAATTCTCCTTtttga
- the LOC108258401 gene encoding transmembrane protein 94 isoform X2 — MAALQQLKMAEMPRRVETLLKTLRDFLLHPPSDWLKDMEDLFVPSLPAVSLQWTYRDGRLVNLPVSLLVEGDIISLRPGSEAPTELRGIQEEEHVVLSRSDVFSHVSSPPSRLDQERSRPHRLLQPQLFRVTRTPALEVVQRCLELSQHRPVSVLDNERFTVQTLLERGPALLTLVVLLVMNMLRYVLGAPGVGPWHVTLLQLPVNGILPLLPLTFPLLWLLVGIYGEVRVLLQMDPQPKALWEVWKLMCGTFFSVLFGRSSALCHTASLLHNLGSVTVLCCVDKQGILSWPSPNPEKILFFSKTLPSEGANQKQKDRENMNDESAKPRPFCGLETLSLSLDRAHFDDTRVQFDDMRWERHARSLHPLGLAIQLLLGDAAMATRVLRLSDHLSHAALLRTRPPCQPVRPPWGLCQLPKILGFSPLAREPFQQRMSVAAYTLPTIPCSGEPGVIAPPSVSMRRLPFSHLIALLVHHAHTGDFQLFSYGSADAVLSACSEFWNGEDLQMLTDSDRKKVVDFYQRSCMAGQCVAVSFKPLLQPHDPDIDGTCVELPASLSDEDAEDVFLSPLKQQVFLGLVSSQYQARPDMVRLISGLDSACIRFVYFSNEEEVFAEKMGLETGWNCHISLQSECFPLDPENIHITEREEEESHLIGECVREEAESRLMEHESACLIEDLNRAKLPKGIENVRPHLENIDNVPLLVPLFTDCTSQTECEMVCIMQEYGEVVCCLGSSQNINNNAIFLQSDISIALEPLAPMCCPSGNDIHPRTRSESSAVSLSRLSGAICGLACTVQLHRQDNNLVISLIRQARHTTAGIRKCFLFLLQCQLSLVLIQILAFMCQLPPPLATSDVLLLSCCYYPMLSVSLLGKPSDSSIMKVPTGKNLRFLPKKTLRYFVLCYSVKFGLTVCVYLTCFGLLLHAFCLNINHEDGKLCHPTALLMNSSAWSPDWYGKHSDGLSLGQKVIALLSLVYAMCTSVSHVHRSAPLWKQNPLSNHSWCAVICTLPILSVSIATGSRLLWHDPTPHRIFYISDVPPVTWLLGILWLLPLVFINEGIKLHEIRMRVRYQKRQKLQFDTKLGMNSPF; from the exons ATGGCAGCTCTTCAGCAGCTGAAGATGGCGGAGATGCCACGCCGAGTGGAAACGTTGCTAAAGACGTTACGGG ACTTTTTGCTCCATCCACCTTCTGACTGGCTGAAAGACATGGAGGACCTGTTCGTCCCATCCTTGCCTGCTGTGTCTTTACAGTGGACATACCGAGACGGACGATTGGTTAACTTACCCGTCAGTCTCCTGGTGGAAGGTGACATCATCTCTCTGCGCCCAGGCAGTGAGGCCCCCACTGAACTCAGGGGTATCCAG GAAGAAGAACACGTCGTCCTGTCCCGAAGCGATGTGTTCAGTCACGTCTCAAGTCCTCCATCCCGTCTAGATCAAGAAAGGTCACGACCTCACCGTTTGCTCCAGCCTCAGCTTTTCAGGGTCACTCGGACTCCGGCGCTGGAAGTGGTTCA GAGGTGTTTGGAGCTTTCTCAGCACAGACCTGTCTCCGTGTTGGATAACGAACGGTTCACAGTGCAGACCTTACTAGAGAGAGGTCCTGCTCTGCTAACTTTG GTGGTGTTGCTGGTTATGAACATGCTGCGCTATGTTCTGGGAGCTCCTGGAGTAGGACCATGGCACGTTACATTACTGCAGCTACCA GTAAATGGCATCCTGCCTCTCTTACCCCTGACCTTCCCGTTGCTCTGGTTATTGGTGGGAATATACGGGGAAGTGCGAGTCCTCCTTCAGATGGACCCTCAGCCAAAGGCCTTGTGG gaagtgtggaAGCTGATGTGCGGTACATTTTTCTCTGTGCTTTTCGGACGATCTTCAGCGCTCTGTCACACAGCGAGTCTCCTGCACAACCTGGGCTCTGTTACa gTGTTATGCTGTGTTGATAAGCAAGGCATCCTGTCTTGGCCCAGTCCAAACCCAGAGAAGATTTTGTTCTTCAGCAAGACGCTGCCCTCAGAGGGGGCGAAccaaaaacagaaagacagagagaacatgAATGATGAAAGCGCCAAG CCCCGCCCCTTCTGTGGTCTGGAGACGCTGAGTCTCTCATTGGACCGGGCGCACTTTGATGACACTCGGGTGCAGTTCGACGACATGCGGTGGGAGCGCCATGCCCGTTCTTTACACCCTCTCGGTTTGGCCATTCAGCTCCTGCTTGGTGACGCCGCCATGGCGACACGCGTGCTCCGCCTCTCCGATCACCTTTCACACGCTGCACTGCTGCGCACGCGCCCACCCTGCCAGCCAGTTCGCCCGCCGTGGGGCCTCTGCCAGCTCCCGAAGATTCTGG ggttcTCTCCTTTGGCCCGGGAACCATTCCAACAGAGAATGAGCGTGGCTGCCTACACCCTACCCACAATCCCTTGCTCTGGGGAGCCAGGGGTGATTGCCCCGCCCTCTGTTTCCATGAGACGCCTCCCGTTCTCACATCTCATCGCCCTGCTggtgcaccatgcacacactg GCGATTTCCAGCTGTTTTCTTACGGCTCTGCCGACGCGGTCCTCAGTGCTTGCTCTGAATTCTGGAATGGAGAAGACCTCCAGATGCTGACAGACTCAGACAG AAAGAAGGTGGTGGATTTTTACCAGCGCTCCTGCATGGCAGGTCAGTGTGTCGCTGTGTCATTCAAACCACTGCTTCAACCTCATGATCCTGACATCGACGGGACATGTGTAGAACTCCCTGCGAGTCTGAGCGATGAAGATGCAG aggatgtgtttttgtctCCACTGAAACAGCAGGTATTTCTTGGCCTGGTTTCTTCCCAGTACCAGGCGAGACCTGACATGGTCAGACTCATCTCTGGACTGGACAGCGCATGCATTCGCTTTGTTTATTTCTCGAATGAGGAGGAG gtatttGCTGAAAAGATGGGATTAGAGACAGGGTGGAACTGTCACATCTCTCTGCAGTCTGAGTGTTTCCCTCTCGATCCAGAAAATATCCACATaacagaaagagaggaag AGGAATCTCATCTGAttggggagtgtgtgagagaggaggcAGAGTCAAGGTTGATGGAGCATGAAAGCGCATGTCTTATTGAAGATTTGAACAgg GCCAAGCTGCCCAAAGGTATCGAGAACGTCCGGCCTCACTTGGAAAACATCGATAACGTTCCACTTCTGGTCCCTTTATTCACAGACTGCACATCTCaga CCGAGTGTGAGATGGTGTGCATCATGCAGGAGTACGGAGAAGTTGTGTGTTGCCTCGGCAGCAGCCAGAACATCAACAACAACGCCATCTTCCTTCAGAGTGACATCAG CATCGCTCTAGAGCCACTCGCCCCCATGTGCTGTCCGTCCGGTAACGACATCCACCCAAGGACTCGGAGCGAATCGAGCGCTGTGAGTCTGAGTCGGCTGTCCGGCGCCATCTGTGGGTTAGCCTGCACCGTGCAGCTGCACCGACAGGACAACAACCTGGTCATCAGCCTGATcagacag GCTCGCCACACCACGGCTGGGATCAGGAAGTGTTTCCTGTTCTTGCTTCAGTGTCAGCTCTCGCTCGTTCTTATACAG aTTCTGGCATTTATGTGCCAACTGCCTCCTCCTCTGGCTACCAGTGATGTTCTCCTTCTCTCATGTTGTTATTACCCCAtgctcag TGTGTCACTGCTGGGAAAGCCATCTGACAGCTCCATCATGAAGGTTCCTACTGGGAAAAATCTGAGATTCCTAccaaaaaag ACGCTGCGGTACTTCGTGCTCTGCTACTCGGTGAAGTTTGGTCTGACCGTGTGCGTCTATTTAACCTGCTTCGGCCTTTTACTGCACGCTTTCTGCCTGAACATCAATCACGAAGACGGGAAACTCTGTCACCCGACAGCTCTGCTCAT GAATTCTTCAGCATGGTCCCCAGACTGGTACGGCAAACACTCGGACGGTCTTTCTCTGGGACAGAAAGTCATTGCCTTGCTCTCTCTTGTCTATGCCA TGTGCACGTCAGTCAGTCACGTGCATCGCTCGGCACCTTTGTGGAAGCAAAACCCTCTGAGCAACCACAGCTGGTGCGCCGTCATCTGCACTCT ACCCATCCTGAGTGTTTCCATAGCAACTGGATCCCGCCTCCTCTGGCATGACCCCACCCCTCACCGCATTTTCTACATCAGTGACGTACCACCGGTAACCTGGTTGCTGGGAATCCTCTGGCTCCTCCCCCTCGTATTTATCAACGAGGGAATAAAACTGCATGAGATAAG gatgAGGGTGAGGTACCAGAAAAGGCAGAAGCTGCAATTTGACACCAAACTTGGAATGAATTCTCCTTtttga
- the LOC108258401 gene encoding transmembrane protein 94 isoform X3: MEDLFVPSLPAVSLQWTYRDGRLVNLPVSLLVEGDIISLRPGSEAPTELRGIQEEEHVVLSRSDVFSHVSSPPSRLDQERSRPHRLLQPQLFRVTRTPALEVVQRCLELSQHRPVSVLDNERFTVQTLLERGPALLTLVVLLVMNMLRYVLGAPGVGPWHVTLLQLPVNGILPLLPLTFPLLWLLVGIYGEVRVLLQMDPQPKALWEVWKLMCGTFFSVLFGRSSALCHTASLLHNLGSVTVLCCVDKQGILSWPSPNPEKILFFSKTLPSEGANQKQKDRENMNDESAKPRPFCGLETLSLSLDRAHFDDTRVQFDDMRWERHARSLHPLGLAIQLLLGDAAMATRVLRLSDHLSHAALLRTRPPCQPVRPPWGLCQLPKILGFSPLAREPFQQRMSVAAYTLPTIPCSGEPGVIAPPSVSMRRLPFSHLIALLVHHAHTGDFQLFSYGSADAVLSACSEFWNGEDLQMLTDSDRKKVVDFYQRSCMAGQCVAVSFKPLLQPHDPDIDGTCVELPASLSDEDAEDVFLSPLKQQVFLGLVSSQYQARPDMVRLISGLDSACIRFVYFSNEEEVRSKVFAEKMGLETGWNCHISLQSECFPLDPENIHITEREEEESHLIGECVREEAESRLMEHESACLIEDLNRAKLPKGIENVRPHLENIDNVPLLVPLFTDCTSQTECEMVCIMQEYGEVVCCLGSSQNINNNAIFLQSDISIALEPLAPMCCPSGNDIHPRTRSESSAVSLSRLSGAICGLACTVQLHRQDNNLVISLIRQARHTTAGIRKCFLFLLQCQLSLVLIQILAFMCQLPPPLATSDVLLLSCCYYPMLSVSLLGKPSDSSIMKVPTGKNLRFLPKKTLRYFVLCYSVKFGLTVCVYLTCFGLLLHAFCLNINHEDGKLCHPTALLMNSSAWSPDWYGKHSDGLSLGQKVIALLSLVYAMCTSVSHVHRSAPLWKQNPLSNHSWCAVICTLPILSVSIATGSRLLWHDPTPHRIFYISDVPPVTWLLGILWLLPLVFINEGIKLHEIRMRVRYQKRQKLQFDTKLGMNSPF, encoded by the exons ATGGAGGACCTGTTCGTCCCATCCTTGCCTGCTGTGTCTTTACAGTGGACATACCGAGACGGACGATTGGTTAACTTACCCGTCAGTCTCCTGGTGGAAGGTGACATCATCTCTCTGCGCCCAGGCAGTGAGGCCCCCACTGAACTCAGGGGTATCCAG GAAGAAGAACACGTCGTCCTGTCCCGAAGCGATGTGTTCAGTCACGTCTCAAGTCCTCCATCCCGTCTAGATCAAGAAAGGTCACGACCTCACCGTTTGCTCCAGCCTCAGCTTTTCAGGGTCACTCGGACTCCGGCGCTGGAAGTGGTTCA GAGGTGTTTGGAGCTTTCTCAGCACAGACCTGTCTCCGTGTTGGATAACGAACGGTTCACAGTGCAGACCTTACTAGAGAGAGGTCCTGCTCTGCTAACTTTG GTGGTGTTGCTGGTTATGAACATGCTGCGCTATGTTCTGGGAGCTCCTGGAGTAGGACCATGGCACGTTACATTACTGCAGCTACCA GTAAATGGCATCCTGCCTCTCTTACCCCTGACCTTCCCGTTGCTCTGGTTATTGGTGGGAATATACGGGGAAGTGCGAGTCCTCCTTCAGATGGACCCTCAGCCAAAGGCCTTGTGG gaagtgtggaAGCTGATGTGCGGTACATTTTTCTCTGTGCTTTTCGGACGATCTTCAGCGCTCTGTCACACAGCGAGTCTCCTGCACAACCTGGGCTCTGTTACa gTGTTATGCTGTGTTGATAAGCAAGGCATCCTGTCTTGGCCCAGTCCAAACCCAGAGAAGATTTTGTTCTTCAGCAAGACGCTGCCCTCAGAGGGGGCGAAccaaaaacagaaagacagagagaacatgAATGATGAAAGCGCCAAG CCCCGCCCCTTCTGTGGTCTGGAGACGCTGAGTCTCTCATTGGACCGGGCGCACTTTGATGACACTCGGGTGCAGTTCGACGACATGCGGTGGGAGCGCCATGCCCGTTCTTTACACCCTCTCGGTTTGGCCATTCAGCTCCTGCTTGGTGACGCCGCCATGGCGACACGCGTGCTCCGCCTCTCCGATCACCTTTCACACGCTGCACTGCTGCGCACGCGCCCACCCTGCCAGCCAGTTCGCCCGCCGTGGGGCCTCTGCCAGCTCCCGAAGATTCTGG ggttcTCTCCTTTGGCCCGGGAACCATTCCAACAGAGAATGAGCGTGGCTGCCTACACCCTACCCACAATCCCTTGCTCTGGGGAGCCAGGGGTGATTGCCCCGCCCTCTGTTTCCATGAGACGCCTCCCGTTCTCACATCTCATCGCCCTGCTggtgcaccatgcacacactg GCGATTTCCAGCTGTTTTCTTACGGCTCTGCCGACGCGGTCCTCAGTGCTTGCTCTGAATTCTGGAATGGAGAAGACCTCCAGATGCTGACAGACTCAGACAG AAAGAAGGTGGTGGATTTTTACCAGCGCTCCTGCATGGCAGGTCAGTGTGTCGCTGTGTCATTCAAACCACTGCTTCAACCTCATGATCCTGACATCGACGGGACATGTGTAGAACTCCCTGCGAGTCTGAGCGATGAAGATGCAG aggatgtgtttttgtctCCACTGAAACAGCAGGTATTTCTTGGCCTGGTTTCTTCCCAGTACCAGGCGAGACCTGACATGGTCAGACTCATCTCTGGACTGGACAGCGCATGCATTCGCTTTGTTTATTTCTCGAATGAGGAGGAGGTTCGGAGCAag gtatttGCTGAAAAGATGGGATTAGAGACAGGGTGGAACTGTCACATCTCTCTGCAGTCTGAGTGTTTCCCTCTCGATCCAGAAAATATCCACATaacagaaagagaggaag AGGAATCTCATCTGAttggggagtgtgtgagagaggaggcAGAGTCAAGGTTGATGGAGCATGAAAGCGCATGTCTTATTGAAGATTTGAACAgg GCCAAGCTGCCCAAAGGTATCGAGAACGTCCGGCCTCACTTGGAAAACATCGATAACGTTCCACTTCTGGTCCCTTTATTCACAGACTGCACATCTCaga CCGAGTGTGAGATGGTGTGCATCATGCAGGAGTACGGAGAAGTTGTGTGTTGCCTCGGCAGCAGCCAGAACATCAACAACAACGCCATCTTCCTTCAGAGTGACATCAG CATCGCTCTAGAGCCACTCGCCCCCATGTGCTGTCCGTCCGGTAACGACATCCACCCAAGGACTCGGAGCGAATCGAGCGCTGTGAGTCTGAGTCGGCTGTCCGGCGCCATCTGTGGGTTAGCCTGCACCGTGCAGCTGCACCGACAGGACAACAACCTGGTCATCAGCCTGATcagacag GCTCGCCACACCACGGCTGGGATCAGGAAGTGTTTCCTGTTCTTGCTTCAGTGTCAGCTCTCGCTCGTTCTTATACAG aTTCTGGCATTTATGTGCCAACTGCCTCCTCCTCTGGCTACCAGTGATGTTCTCCTTCTCTCATGTTGTTATTACCCCAtgctcag TGTGTCACTGCTGGGAAAGCCATCTGACAGCTCCATCATGAAGGTTCCTACTGGGAAAAATCTGAGATTCCTAccaaaaaag ACGCTGCGGTACTTCGTGCTCTGCTACTCGGTGAAGTTTGGTCTGACCGTGTGCGTCTATTTAACCTGCTTCGGCCTTTTACTGCACGCTTTCTGCCTGAACATCAATCACGAAGACGGGAAACTCTGTCACCCGACAGCTCTGCTCAT GAATTCTTCAGCATGGTCCCCAGACTGGTACGGCAAACACTCGGACGGTCTTTCTCTGGGACAGAAAGTCATTGCCTTGCTCTCTCTTGTCTATGCCA TGTGCACGTCAGTCAGTCACGTGCATCGCTCGGCACCTTTGTGGAAGCAAAACCCTCTGAGCAACCACAGCTGGTGCGCCGTCATCTGCACTCT ACCCATCCTGAGTGTTTCCATAGCAACTGGATCCCGCCTCCTCTGGCATGACCCCACCCCTCACCGCATTTTCTACATCAGTGACGTACCACCGGTAACCTGGTTGCTGGGAATCCTCTGGCTCCTCCCCCTCGTATTTATCAACGAGGGAATAAAACTGCATGAGATAAG gatgAGGGTGAGGTACCAGAAAAGGCAGAAGCTGCAATTTGACACCAAACTTGGAATGAATTCTCCTTtttga
- the grapb gene encoding GRB2 related adaptor protein b encodes MEAEALYSFRATECDELSFHKGDILKVTNMDTDGDPNWYTAELSGRKGFVPKNYINVRPHPWFVGGISRLAAESRLRPLESGAFLIRESESTPGEFSVSVSYGDHVQHFMVLKDRLRRYFIWDEVFASLNQLVEFYRINSIAKERTVFLRKPERLLARPRHAHALLDFTPHHATQLRFLRGDIIDLLDCSDARCWKGRCRGQVGVFPPEYVQPVHH; translated from the exons ATGGAGGCTGAAGCGCTGTACAGCTTCAGAGCTACAGAATGTGATGAGCTCAGTTTTCACAAGGGTGACATACtgaag GTGACGAACATGGATACGGATGGAGATCCGAACTGGTACACAGCCGAACTTTCGGGGCGGAAAGGCTTCGTACCCAAAAATTATATCAATGTAAGGCCTCATCC GTGGTTTGTGGGAGGAATTTCTCGCCTGGCCGCGGAGAGCCGACTTCGGCCGCTGGAGAGCGGAGCGTTCCTTATCCGAGAAAGCGAGAGCACACCAGGGGAATTCTCCGTGTCtgtcag TTATGGGGACCACGTGCAGCATTTTATGGTCCTGAAGGACCGGCTGAGGCGCTACTTTATATGGGACGAAGTCTTCGCCTCGCTCAACCAGCTGGTGGAGTTCTACCGCATCAACAGCATCGCCAAAGAGAGGACCGTCTTCTTACGCAAGCCTGAGAGACTGCTGgct AGGCCACGGCACGCTCACGCCCTCCTCGACTTCACGCCGCATCACGCCACCCAGCTCCGTTTCCTGCGTGGTGACATCATCGACCTTCTGGACTGCTCGGACGCTCGTTGCTGGAAGGGGCGGTGCCGGGGTCAAGTGGGCGTGTTCCCGCCCGAATACGTCCAGCCCGTGCACCACTGA